The Streptomyces sp. SS1-1 genome has a segment encoding these proteins:
- a CDS encoding AI-2E family transporter, with the protein MATPRDPSPPPPGRPGGADTGVPGWLRTSAAYAWRIIAVAVVVRAAFSVLGQFHRIAVAVFLGLVLTTVLRPVTGLLARRIPRPLAVATSLIGALALVIGALVLVGETVADQRKGLQSEFEKGIDRIEGQLEGPPFRLPEDTFRDVQKRIGSLLSEHRSTVISEAVSGASRLVEVLTVLALALFCAVFFTHSGDRQWQWICDQLPASARRPVGVAGRAAWRTFTGYTHGILLVAGTNAVLVGVALLALRVPLAVPLALLEFAAAFIPLIGSPIALAVAAVVALAAKGPMTALVVVALIVVIGQLEGHVLHPLVLSWAVSLHPLVVALAVVAGAIAAGFIGAVVAVPFVAVLWSVRQALRGMGTGPEVTSPTKS; encoded by the coding sequence ATGGCCACTCCCCGCGATCCGTCTCCTCCGCCGCCGGGTCGCCCGGGCGGCGCGGACACCGGTGTGCCGGGCTGGCTGCGGACGTCGGCCGCCTATGCCTGGCGGATCATCGCGGTCGCGGTCGTCGTACGGGCCGCCTTCTCGGTGCTCGGGCAGTTCCACCGGATCGCCGTCGCCGTGTTCCTGGGGCTGGTCCTCACCACCGTGCTCCGCCCGGTCACGGGGCTCCTCGCCCGCCGCATCCCCCGTCCGCTGGCGGTCGCGACGTCCCTCATCGGCGCCCTCGCGCTGGTCATCGGGGCGCTGGTGCTGGTCGGCGAGACGGTGGCCGATCAGCGCAAGGGCCTGCAGAGCGAGTTCGAGAAGGGGATCGACCGGATCGAGGGCCAGTTGGAGGGGCCGCCGTTCCGGCTGCCCGAGGACACCTTCCGCGATGTGCAGAAGCGGATCGGCTCCCTGCTGTCCGAGCACCGGTCCACGGTGATCAGTGAGGCGGTGAGCGGGGCGAGCCGGCTCGTGGAGGTCCTCACCGTGCTCGCGCTGGCCCTGTTCTGCGCCGTGTTCTTCACGCATTCGGGCGACCGGCAGTGGCAGTGGATCTGCGACCAGCTCCCCGCCTCCGCGCGACGGCCGGTCGGGGTGGCGGGCCGGGCCGCCTGGCGGACCTTCACCGGGTACACCCACGGCATCCTGCTCGTCGCGGGCACCAACGCCGTCCTCGTCGGGGTCGCCCTGCTCGCGCTGCGGGTGCCGCTGGCCGTGCCGCTGGCGCTGCTGGAGTTCGCGGCGGCCTTCATCCCGCTGATCGGCTCGCCCATCGCGCTGGCCGTCGCGGCCGTCGTGGCGCTGGCCGCGAAGGGGCCGATGACGGCGCTGGTCGTGGTGGCGCTGATCGTCGTCATCGGGCAGCTCGAAGGGCACGTGCTGCATCCGCTGGTGCTGAGCTGGGCGGTGAGTCTCCACCCGCTCGTCGTGGCCCTCGCCGTCGTGGCCGGGGCCATCGCGGCCGGGTTCATCGGCGCGGTGGTCGCCGTGCCCTTCGTGGCCGTCCTGTGGTCGGTGCGGCAGGCACTGCGGGGCATGGGCACCGGCCCCGAGGTCACGAGCCCGACGAAGAGCTAG
- a CDS encoding ABC transporter substrate-binding protein, with protein MKPTHDPAHRAAPRTRTLLAAALAALLLAGTGCSSKADSSKNAGDGAGGVKTGPGVTDKTIRLGALTDLTGPYATLGKSIVQAQQMWADEVNADGGICDRRVEIAVKDHGYDVQKAVTAYADLSSDVVALPQVIGSPVMAALLDDIERDKVLTFPQAWAASLLDKESVQVLGTTYDIDMIAAVDYLTRTKKVAKGDTIGHVYFEGDYGANALEGSEWAAKQAGVKVAGQKIKATDTDLSAQVSALRKEGVKAILISAGPAQTASLVGVAASRGLKVPVVSSAPGYAPQLMKTPAAPALAALLHIVSAAPAVSSDLPGVREMVAAYQKKYPGSLVDAGVLSGYNAARIMGDDLKKACESGSLAREDVVAAHRKQSAVDVGLGTAQDFSDKARPASTESYVLKPDAKAVGAVVNEEDAQTAPGVKEYLASRG; from the coding sequence GTGAAGCCCACGCACGACCCCGCGCACCGCGCCGCCCCCCGCACCAGGACCCTCCTGGCCGCGGCCCTCGCCGCCCTGCTGCTCGCCGGCACCGGATGCAGCTCCAAGGCCGACTCGTCCAAGAACGCCGGGGACGGCGCCGGCGGCGTCAAGACCGGCCCCGGCGTCACCGACAAGACGATCAGGCTCGGTGCGCTCACCGACCTCACCGGGCCGTACGCGACCCTCGGCAAGAGCATCGTGCAGGCCCAGCAGATGTGGGCCGACGAGGTCAACGCCGACGGCGGCATCTGCGACCGGCGCGTGGAGATCGCCGTCAAGGACCACGGCTACGACGTCCAGAAGGCGGTCACCGCCTACGCCGACCTCTCGTCCGACGTCGTCGCCCTGCCCCAGGTCATCGGCTCGCCCGTGATGGCCGCGCTGCTCGACGACATCGAACGCGACAAGGTGCTGACCTTCCCGCAGGCCTGGGCGGCCTCCCTGCTCGACAAGGAGTCCGTGCAGGTCCTCGGCACCACCTACGACATCGACATGATCGCCGCCGTCGACTATCTGACCCGGACGAAGAAGGTGGCCAAGGGCGACACGATCGGCCACGTCTACTTCGAGGGCGACTACGGCGCCAACGCGCTCGAAGGCTCCGAGTGGGCTGCGAAGCAGGCGGGCGTCAAGGTCGCCGGGCAGAAGATCAAGGCGACCGACACCGACCTGTCCGCCCAGGTGTCGGCGCTGCGGAAGGAGGGCGTCAAGGCCATCCTCATCAGCGCCGGACCCGCCCAGACCGCCTCGCTGGTCGGCGTCGCCGCCTCCCGGGGCCTGAAGGTGCCCGTCGTCAGCAGCGCCCCCGGCTACGCCCCGCAGCTGATGAAGACCCCGGCCGCGCCGGCCCTCGCCGCCCTGCTGCACATCGTCAGCGCGGCACCCGCCGTCAGCTCCGACCTGCCCGGCGTGCGCGAGATGGTCGCCGCCTACCAGAAGAAGTACCCCGGCTCCCTGGTGGACGCCGGCGTGCTGTCCGGCTACAACGCCGCCCGCATCATGGGCGACGACCTGAAGAAGGCCTGCGAGAGCGGCAGTCTGGCCCGCGAGGACGTGGTCGCCGCGCACCGCAAGCAGTCCGCGGTCGACGTCGGCCTCGGCACCGCGCAGGACTTCTCCGACAAGGCCCGGCCGGCCAGCACCGAGAGCTATGTGCTCAAGCCCGACGCCAAGGCGGTCGGTGCCGTGGTGAACGAGGAGGACGCGCAGACCGCGCCCGGCGTGAAGGAGTACCTGGCCTCCCGCGGCTGA
- a CDS encoding branched-chain amino acid ABC transporter permease — MTTFLDTLFNGLALGAVYALVALGFVIIFKASGVMNFAHGSLLLLGGYLTAVLHDDLGFAAALAVSVLVTAAVAGAMDRFLLQAGGGADPHAAHVQTIVTIGVDIVILTDLSRRIGGDLLSLGDPWGDSVSALGPVTVADSRIAAIVVSAAVIAGVFALFRYTSWGLSLRAAAEDVEAASLMGVRLVRVRMLAWCLAGALAALAAVFLAAFPAPGLERTTGQIALKAFPAAILGGMASPPGALAGSLLIGLTEALVAGYQSELHVLGEGFGDVAPYAVMVLVLLVRPTGLFGGKAAVRV, encoded by the coding sequence GTGACCACCTTCCTGGACACCCTGTTCAACGGCCTCGCCCTGGGCGCGGTCTACGCCCTCGTCGCCCTCGGCTTCGTCATCATCTTCAAGGCGTCCGGCGTCATGAACTTCGCGCACGGCTCGCTGCTGCTGCTCGGCGGCTACCTCACCGCCGTGCTCCACGACGACCTCGGCTTCGCCGCCGCCCTCGCCGTGTCCGTCCTGGTCACCGCGGCCGTGGCCGGCGCCATGGACCGCTTCCTGCTCCAGGCCGGCGGGGGAGCCGACCCGCACGCCGCCCACGTCCAGACCATCGTCACCATCGGCGTCGACATCGTCATCCTCACCGACCTGTCCCGGCGCATCGGCGGCGACCTGCTCTCGCTCGGCGACCCCTGGGGCGACTCCGTCAGCGCGCTGGGCCCGGTCACCGTCGCGGACAGCCGGATCGCCGCCATCGTCGTCTCGGCTGCCGTCATCGCCGGCGTCTTCGCCCTCTTCCGGTACACCTCCTGGGGCCTGTCGCTGCGGGCCGCCGCCGAGGACGTCGAGGCCGCCTCCCTCATGGGCGTACGGCTGGTGCGGGTCCGGATGCTCGCCTGGTGCCTGGCCGGCGCCCTCGCGGCCCTCGCGGCCGTCTTCCTCGCCGCGTTCCCCGCCCCCGGCCTGGAACGGACGACCGGCCAGATCGCCCTGAAGGCGTTCCCGGCGGCGATCCTCGGCGGCATGGCGTCCCCGCCGGGCGCCCTCGCCGGCAGCCTCCTGATCGGCCTGACCGAGGCGCTCGTCGCCGGCTACCAGTCCGAACTGCACGTCCTCGGCGAGGGGTTCGGCGACGTCGCCCCCTACGCGGTGATGGTGCTCGTCCTGCTGGTGCGGCCCACCGGGCTGTTCGGCGGAAAGGCGGCGGTCCGTGTCTGA
- a CDS encoding IS982 family transposase: MKTNLDALLAALYVFIDDHVAPCRRIGRPPKLTDAELLCLAVAQVLLGFPSARHWIRFAHARLGHLFRYLPQQSAYNKRLNAAGPLISQVIEALARQVPTWHDDLRLIDSTPLPCAASRETVKRSALAGHCGYGYCRSHSRFFWGLRLYLVTTAEGMPVTWCLANPKIGEREVMAALLERDHHLVRQGQVILADKGFAGKEFETFVSERLGAHLVRPDRKDEPARHGKIARLRQWIEAVIDTLKGQLSLEQHGGRTPAGVFARTGQRLLALAAGIWHNWTTGAPLKRSLIPYDH, encoded by the coding sequence GTGAAGACAAACCTGGACGCCCTTCTGGCGGCACTGTACGTGTTCATCGACGACCATGTGGCGCCTTGTCGCCGGATCGGGCGACCTCCGAAACTGACGGACGCCGAACTGCTGTGCCTGGCCGTCGCCCAGGTCCTGCTCGGTTTCCCCTCGGCCCGGCACTGGATCCGCTTCGCTCACGCCCGGCTGGGGCACCTGTTCCGCTATCTGCCCCAGCAGTCCGCCTACAACAAGCGCCTGAACGCAGCAGGTCCGCTGATCAGTCAGGTGATCGAGGCACTGGCCCGGCAGGTCCCGACCTGGCACGACGACCTGCGGCTGATCGACTCCACCCCGCTGCCCTGCGCGGCCTCCCGCGAGACCGTCAAACGCTCCGCCCTGGCCGGGCACTGCGGCTACGGATACTGCCGCAGCCACTCCCGTTTCTTCTGGGGCCTGCGCCTCTACCTGGTCACCACCGCCGAGGGCATGCCCGTCACCTGGTGCCTGGCCAACCCGAAGATCGGCGAACGCGAGGTGATGGCGGCGCTGCTGGAACGCGACCACCACCTCGTCCGCCAGGGCCAGGTGATCCTCGCCGACAAGGGCTTCGCCGGGAAGGAGTTCGAAACCTTCGTCAGCGAGCGCCTCGGAGCCCACCTCGTGCGGCCCGACCGGAAGGACGAGCCGGCCCGGCACGGCAAGATCGCCCGGCTCCGGCAGTGGATCGAAGCCGTCATCGACACCCTCAAGGGCCAGCTCAGCCTCGAACAGCACGGCGGCAGAACCCCGGCCGGAGTCTTTGCCCGCACCGGACAACGACTCCTCGCCCTCGCCGCCGGCATCTGGCACAACTGGACCACCGGCGCCCCCCTCAAGCGATCACTGATCCCCTACGACCACTGA
- a CDS encoding FUSC family protein, whose protein sequence is MLKRTAILRRAVRVTLAASLGFYTCLYGFDEPVLALYALFAPISLGLLSTIPGSGRQRAEIMLKALPVGLALVALGTALAVHTWAAVLGMLVVGFGLAFAAVAGPRPAGAAPALQLFYILACFPPYDPDALGSRLAGLSLGVLALVLCELFVLPDPPDPTYRAALAAALRTAREAVTGETVLCAQALREAGARLRLSEVAPAQRPAGPGRAQRGLAQAGTATRRLLEQLAHLTDTGELRALATTESPGTRGDRALRSLLPRVTDLLDATATALRTGRTAPGPHRMDEAIEDFQRVRARQAAGPADEVPPADVLRRQALLLLLAESVRTLEIAVRVALDGRRTAPVDPPVLFWYTYSTTPRLWLRRITGNLTPRSVKFHNALRVALALAAARLVAGSLDLDHGFWVLLAVLTLSRTTVGETWAAIRLAVLGNLLGAVAAGALLIGLGRHTDAYAALLAPAMLLAFSVGPLLGIAWAQGLFTLVVSSAFAQITPASWQLAEARIVDVVTGSAIGLLCGLLAWPAGARAEVRRTMAGLLRACGPLIQGTAGMLAALPPGSVPPPPAATALHRYRLAEAAYAQFRSEPGGGGHGGADWQAVLMTAHHVFLGAQWLPRFDLPVAALPPSAADRERAGARALAETTDRLAALCAGEPPPPRRTEPPAERPPGRPTPALVDLDIWLRGLAAQLGRIESRLPGALASGGGASGRNPVP, encoded by the coding sequence ATGCTGAAGCGGACCGCGATCCTGCGCCGGGCGGTGCGCGTGACGCTCGCCGCGTCCCTGGGCTTCTACACCTGCCTGTACGGCTTCGACGAGCCCGTGCTCGCCCTGTACGCCCTCTTCGCGCCGATCTCGCTGGGCCTGCTGTCCACGATCCCGGGGTCCGGGCGGCAGCGGGCCGAGATCATGCTGAAGGCCCTGCCCGTCGGCCTCGCGCTGGTGGCGCTCGGGACCGCGCTGGCCGTGCACACCTGGGCGGCCGTGCTCGGCATGCTCGTCGTGGGCTTCGGGCTGGCCTTCGCGGCCGTCGCGGGTCCCCGCCCGGCCGGGGCAGCCCCCGCGCTCCAGCTGTTCTACATCCTCGCCTGCTTCCCGCCGTACGACCCGGACGCGCTGGGGTCGCGGCTGGCGGGACTCTCCCTCGGCGTGCTGGCGCTGGTGCTGTGCGAGCTGTTCGTCCTTCCGGACCCGCCCGACCCGACCTACCGGGCCGCCCTCGCGGCGGCGCTGCGCACGGCACGCGAGGCCGTCACGGGGGAGACCGTGCTCTGCGCGCAAGCCCTGCGGGAGGCGGGCGCACGGCTGCGGCTGTCCGAGGTGGCGCCCGCGCAGCGGCCCGCCGGACCCGGACGCGCCCAGCGCGGGCTGGCGCAGGCGGGGACCGCCACCCGCCGGCTCCTCGAACAGCTGGCCCATCTGACCGATACCGGAGAGCTGCGCGCCCTCGCCACCACCGAGAGCCCGGGAACTCGGGGCGACCGGGCCCTGCGCTCGCTCCTGCCACGGGTGACGGACCTGCTCGACGCGACCGCCACCGCGCTGCGCACCGGCCGCACCGCGCCCGGCCCGCACCGGATGGACGAGGCCATCGAGGACTTCCAGCGCGTCCGCGCCCGGCAGGCCGCCGGACCGGCCGACGAGGTGCCGCCCGCGGACGTACTGCGCCGGCAGGCGCTGCTGCTGTTGCTCGCCGAGTCCGTGCGCACCCTGGAGATCGCCGTGCGGGTCGCCCTCGACGGGCGGCGCACCGCGCCCGTCGACCCGCCGGTGCTGTTCTGGTACACGTACAGCACCACCCCGCGGCTGTGGCTGCGCCGGATCACCGGGAATCTGACACCGCGCTCCGTGAAGTTCCACAACGCGCTGCGCGTCGCGCTGGCCCTGGCCGCGGCCCGGCTCGTGGCCGGGTCGCTCGACCTGGACCACGGCTTCTGGGTGCTGCTGGCCGTGCTCACCCTGAGCCGGACCACCGTCGGCGAGACCTGGGCGGCCATCCGCCTCGCCGTCCTCGGCAACCTGCTCGGCGCCGTCGCCGCCGGCGCGCTGCTCATCGGGCTGGGCCGGCACACCGACGCCTACGCCGCGCTGCTGGCCCCCGCCATGCTGCTCGCGTTCTCCGTCGGACCACTGCTCGGCATCGCCTGGGCGCAGGGGCTGTTCACCCTGGTGGTGTCCTCGGCGTTCGCCCAGATCACCCCGGCGTCCTGGCAACTGGCCGAGGCCCGCATCGTGGACGTCGTCACCGGCAGCGCGATCGGCCTGCTGTGCGGACTGCTCGCCTGGCCGGCCGGAGCGCGGGCGGAGGTGCGCCGCACCATGGCGGGACTCCTGCGCGCGTGCGGCCCCCTGATCCAGGGCACCGCCGGCATGCTCGCCGCCCTGCCCCCCGGGTCGGTGCCGCCCCCGCCGGCGGCGACCGCCCTGCACCGGTACCGGCTCGCGGAGGCCGCCTACGCGCAGTTCCGCAGCGAACCGGGCGGCGGCGGGCACGGCGGGGCCGACTGGCAGGCCGTCCTGATGACCGCGCACCACGTCTTCCTGGGCGCCCAGTGGCTGCCCCGCTTCGACCTGCCCGTCGCCGCGCTGCCGCCGTCCGCGGCCGACCGGGAACGGGCCGGAGCACGGGCCCTCGCCGAGACCACCGACCGGCTGGCCGCGCTGTGCGCCGGTGAACCGCCGCCGCCCCGGCGGACGGAGCCCCCGGCCGAGCGTCCGCCGGGGCGGCCCACGCCGGCACTCGTCGACCTCGACATCTGGCTGCGCGGCCTGGCGGCCCAGCTCGGCCGGATCGAGTCCCGGCTGCCCGGCGCGCTCGCCTCCGGCGGCGGCGCGAGCGGGCGAAACCCCGTGCCGTAG
- a CDS encoding adenosylcobinamide amidohydrolase, which produces MTAVVPPSRPAPPPTAMEQLTRTEDGASLGSLLWRAGEGWRMISNAVLGGGIGERAWVLNAQVAHGYRRTDPDRHLAELARDAGAHGPGVGLMTAADVRAYGTGHDGGVTAVATAGLGVRGWAADWTEAAATAVRPGTVNIVVAVPAALTDAALVNTVMTATEAKVQALVDAGLDCSGTPTDAVCVAVRRPRPGEETHAFGGPRSLWGSRVARAVHQAVDAAAHA; this is translated from the coding sequence TTGACCGCCGTCGTACCCCCGTCCCGTCCCGCGCCCCCGCCCACGGCGATGGAGCAGCTGACCCGCACGGAGGACGGCGCGTCGCTGGGCTCCCTGCTGTGGCGGGCGGGGGAGGGCTGGCGGATGATCAGCAACGCCGTCCTCGGCGGAGGCATCGGCGAACGTGCCTGGGTCCTCAACGCGCAGGTCGCCCACGGCTACCGGCGCACCGACCCGGACCGGCACCTCGCCGAACTCGCCCGGGACGCGGGCGCGCACGGGCCGGGCGTCGGGCTGATGACGGCCGCGGACGTCCGGGCGTACGGCACCGGGCACGACGGCGGGGTCACGGCCGTCGCCACGGCGGGCCTCGGCGTGCGCGGCTGGGCGGCGGACTGGACGGAGGCCGCCGCGACGGCCGTTCGCCCCGGCACGGTGAACATCGTGGTCGCCGTACCCGCGGCCTTGACCGACGCGGCCCTGGTCAACACGGTCATGACGGCGACCGAGGCGAAGGTGCAGGCGCTGGTCGACGCCGGTCTGGACTGCTCCGGTACCCCCACGGACGCCGTGTGCGTGGCTGTGCGCCGCCCGCGCCCCGGCGAGGAGACGCACGCCTTCGGCGGCCCGCGCTCCCTCTGGGGCTCCCGCGTAGCCCGAGCCGTCCACCAGGCGGTCGACGCGGCGGCACACGCCTAG
- a CDS encoding branched-chain amino acid ABC transporter permease: MSERPSRARALRLGRTLAAVAVLCALPFYLDAFWLRIGLFSMAAAVGAVGLGLLSGTAGQLSLGHAFFLAVGAYGYVWLAGEPGPGLPTSVAAVLAVLLAGAAGGLFSPVAGRVRGVYLGVATLALVFLGHHVLLTADSVTGGFNGRSVPPLELGGFSFSADSELTLLGVPFGAEERLWYLGLALFAVTWYTARGLLRGRPGRALVALRDSETAAAVMGVDVARHRAAAFVVSSMYAGLAGVLLALAFRRVVPDYFGLVLSIDYLAMIVIGGLGSVAGATAGAVFVTALPLLMTRYADQLPLVAAPGTTDGTVGPTEAARYLYGAAIVLILLFAPDGLHGLARRLNARLRTRLRRTRAAPPPAGATESTPSPASAARAKEPTP, translated from the coding sequence GTGTCTGAACGACCCTCCCGCGCCCGCGCGTTGCGTCTGGGCCGCACCCTCGCCGCCGTCGCCGTCCTGTGCGCCCTTCCCTTCTACCTGGACGCGTTCTGGCTGCGCATCGGCCTGTTCTCGATGGCCGCCGCCGTCGGCGCGGTGGGCCTCGGCCTGCTGTCCGGCACCGCCGGCCAGCTCTCCCTCGGCCACGCCTTCTTCCTCGCCGTCGGCGCCTACGGCTACGTGTGGCTGGCCGGAGAGCCCGGCCCGGGGCTCCCGACCTCCGTGGCCGCCGTCCTTGCGGTGCTGCTGGCCGGGGCGGCGGGCGGGCTGTTCAGCCCCGTCGCCGGCCGGGTGCGAGGCGTCTACCTGGGCGTCGCCACGCTGGCACTGGTCTTCCTCGGCCACCACGTCCTGCTCACCGCGGACTCCGTGACCGGCGGCTTCAACGGCCGTTCCGTGCCACCGCTGGAACTCGGCGGGTTCTCCTTCTCCGCCGACTCCGAACTCACGCTCCTGGGCGTGCCGTTCGGCGCCGAGGAACGCCTCTGGTACCTGGGGCTCGCCCTGTTCGCGGTCACCTGGTACACCGCCCGGGGACTGCTGCGGGGCCGCCCCGGACGCGCCCTGGTGGCGCTGCGCGACAGCGAGACCGCCGCCGCCGTGATGGGCGTCGACGTCGCCCGCCACCGCGCGGCCGCGTTCGTCGTGTCGTCGATGTACGCGGGCCTCGCCGGGGTGCTCCTCGCCCTGGCCTTCCGCCGGGTCGTGCCCGACTACTTCGGTCTCGTCCTCTCCATCGACTACCTCGCCATGATCGTCATCGGCGGGCTGGGCTCGGTCGCGGGCGCCACCGCGGGCGCGGTCTTCGTCACCGCTCTGCCCCTGCTCATGACCCGTTACGCCGACCAGCTCCCGCTCGTCGCGGCCCCGGGCACCACCGACGGCACGGTCGGCCCCACCGAGGCCGCCCGCTACCTCTACGGCGCCGCGATCGTGCTGATCCTCCTCTTCGCCCCCGACGGACTGCACGGCCTGGCCCGCCGTCTGAACGCCCGTCTGCGCACCCGCCTGCGCCGCACCCGCGCCGCGCCCCCGCCGGCCGGCGCCACCGAGTCCACCCCGTCCCCCGCGTCAGCCGCACGAGCCAAGGAGCCGACCCCGTGA